Proteins encoded by one window of Chryseobacterium sp. POL2:
- a CDS encoding methylmalonyl-CoA mutase family protein — MENQKYTPNNKVRIVTAAALFDGHDAAINIMRRVIQGSGCEVIHLGHDKSAEEVVNTAIQEDANAIALTSYQGGHNEYFKYIYDLLRQKNASQIKIFGGGGGVILPEEIKDLMDYGIDRIYSPDDGRELGLQGMIDDLVKQSDFATGANINVSDLNDIKFEDSSKLAQIISAVENFSDEKPELAATINEKAKDLNIPIIGITGTGGAGKSSLTDELVRRFLRSNPDKKIAIISIDPSKKKTGGALLGDRIRMNSINDPRVFMRSMATRENNASVSPFVHTALNVLKLAHPDIIILETSGIGQSGSEVSDIADVSMYVMTPEYGASTQLEKIDMLDYADLIALNKSDKRGALDALQAVRKQFQRNHLLWENQLDEMPVYATKASQFNDHGTTELFNTLVKKVNEKFSSTNLQEFLEQEITSDTTIIPGKRVRYLSEIVENNKQYDESVLKQAELARKMYHIDGVKSIISNETLDAEYQKAEKELQQENIDFLRTWDNTKKAFHEETYSYFVRGKEIKVETSSESLSHLRIPKIALPKYNDWGDLIAWKGQENLPGSFPYTAGIYPFKRTGEDPTRMFAGEGGPERTNRRFHYVSAEMDAKRLSTAFDSVTLYGQDPALPPDIYGKIGNAGVSIATLDDAKKLYSGFDLINALTSVSMTINGPAPMLLAFFMNAAIDQNVEKYLEENGLEGKIETALKAKFDDKGIERPRYNGELPPSNNGLGLKLLGLTGDEVVPADIYAKIKAETIATVRGTVQADILKEDQAQNTCIFSTEFALRLMGDVQEYFIQNKVRNFYSVSISGYHIAEAGANPISQLAFTLANGFTYVEYYLSRGMDINDFAPNLSFFFSNGIDPEYSVIGRVARRLWAKAMKLKYGADERSQMLKYHIQTSGRSLHAQEIDFNDIRTTLQALYAIYDNCNSLHTNAYDEAITTPTEESVRRAMAIQLIINKELGLAKNENPLQGSFIIEELTDLVEEAVYQEFDRITERGGVLGAMETMYQRSKIQEESMHYEWLKHTGEYPIIGVNTFLGKDGSPTVRPGEVIRSTEEEKQAQIEFLHNYQKANEDKSGEALAKLQHAAINQQNLFDVMMDAVKYCSLGQITNALFEVGGKYRRNM, encoded by the coding sequence ATGGAAAACCAAAAATATACCCCTAACAACAAGGTTAGAATAGTTACTGCAGCGGCTTTATTCGATGGTCACGATGCAGCGATTAATATTATGCGACGTGTCATCCAGGGTTCAGGATGCGAAGTTATCCACTTAGGACACGACAAATCTGCAGAAGAAGTGGTGAATACTGCCATTCAGGAAGATGCCAATGCCATTGCGCTAACCTCTTACCAAGGTGGTCACAACGAGTATTTTAAATACATCTACGATCTTTTAAGACAAAAAAATGCGTCACAAATCAAGATTTTTGGTGGAGGTGGCGGTGTAATCCTTCCTGAAGAAATTAAGGATTTAATGGATTACGGAATCGATAGAATTTATTCTCCAGACGACGGTCGTGAGCTGGGTTTACAAGGAATGATTGATGATTTGGTGAAGCAATCTGACTTTGCAACAGGCGCAAATATTAATGTTTCAGATTTAAATGATATTAAATTTGAAGATTCTTCAAAACTGGCGCAAATTATCTCTGCCGTAGAAAATTTCTCAGATGAAAAACCTGAATTAGCAGCTACAATCAACGAAAAAGCTAAAGATTTAAATATTCCAATCATCGGAATTACAGGAACCGGAGGCGCAGGAAAATCTTCGCTTACTGACGAATTGGTAAGACGTTTTCTTCGTTCAAATCCTGATAAAAAAATCGCAATTATCTCTATTGACCCATCTAAAAAGAAAACGGGAGGTGCGCTTTTGGGCGACAGAATTCGTATGAATTCCATTAACGATCCTCGTGTATTTATGCGTTCTATGGCGACTCGTGAGAACAACGCTTCGGTTTCGCCTTTCGTTCACACAGCTTTGAATGTTTTAAAATTAGCACATCCTGATATTATTATTTTGGAAACTTCGGGTATCGGACAATCGGGTTCGGAAGTTTCGGATATTGCAGATGTTTCAATGTACGTGATGACGCCTGAATACGGTGCTTCTACACAGTTGGAGAAAATCGACATGTTGGATTATGCGGATTTAATCGCTTTGAATAAATCTGATAAACGTGGAGCTTTAGATGCTCTGCAAGCCGTGAGAAAGCAATTCCAAAGAAACCATTTGCTTTGGGAAAATCAGTTGGATGAAATGCCAGTTTATGCTACAAAAGCTTCTCAGTTCAACGATCACGGAACAACAGAATTGTTCAATACTTTGGTTAAAAAAGTAAACGAAAAATTTAGTTCAACTAATCTTCAAGAGTTTTTGGAGCAAGAAATTACGAGTGATACCACCATTATTCCTGGGAAAAGAGTTCGTTACCTTTCTGAAATCGTAGAAAACAACAAGCAATACGACGAATCTGTTTTGAAACAAGCAGAATTGGCTCGTAAAATGTATCATATTGATGGTGTGAAATCCATTATTTCTAACGAAACTTTAGACGCTGAATATCAAAAAGCTGAAAAAGAACTTCAGCAAGAAAATATTGATTTCTTAAGAACTTGGGACAACACGAAAAAGGCTTTCCATGAAGAAACCTATTCGTATTTCGTGAGAGGAAAAGAAATTAAAGTAGAAACGTCATCAGAATCGCTTTCTCATCTTAGAATTCCGAAAATTGCACTTCCAAAATACAACGATTGGGGCGACTTAATCGCTTGGAAAGGTCAGGAAAATCTTCCGGGAAGCTTCCCTTATACGGCGGGAATTTATCCTTTCAAAAGAACGGGTGAAGATCCAACGAGAATGTTCGCGGGTGAAGGCGGTCCAGAAAGAACCAACAGAAGATTCCATTATGTTTCTGCGGAAATGGACGCTAAGCGTCTTTCTACTGCCTTTGATAGTGTAACCTTATATGGTCAGGATCCTGCTTTACCACCCGATATTTATGGTAAAATTGGTAACGCCGGTGTTTCTATCGCGACTTTAGATGATGCTAAAAAATTATATTCTGGTTTTGATTTAATTAATGCATTGACTTCAGTTTCGATGACGATTAATGGTCCTGCGCCAATGTTGTTAGCGTTCTTTATGAATGCAGCTATCGACCAAAATGTTGAAAAATATTTAGAAGAAAATGGTCTTGAAGGCAAAATTGAAACAGCTTTAAAAGCGAAATTCGACGATAAAGGTATCGAAAGACCTCGTTACAACGGCGAATTACCACCTTCTAACAACGGTTTAGGACTGAAATTATTAGGTTTAACGGGTGATGAAGTGGTTCCTGCAGACATTTATGCAAAAATTAAAGCGGAAACCATCGCAACAGTTCGTGGAACGGTTCAGGCGGATATTCTAAAAGAAGATCAGGCTCAAAATACGTGTATTTTCTCTACAGAATTTGCTTTGAGATTAATGGGCGACGTTCAGGAATATTTCATTCAAAATAAAGTAAGAAACTTCTATTCGGTTTCTATTTCTGGTTACCATATTGCGGAAGCGGGTGCAAATCCTATTTCTCAGTTAGCCTTTACGTTGGCAAATGGTTTCACTTATGTGGAATATTATTTGTCGAGAGGAATGGACATCAACGATTTTGCGCCTAACCTTTCTTTCTTCTTCTCCAATGGTATCGATCCTGAATACTCAGTAATCGGTCGTGTGGCAAGAAGATTATGGGCAAAAGCAATGAAGTTGAAATATGGCGCAGACGAGCGTTCTCAAATGTTGAAATACCATATTCAAACTTCGGGAAGATCGCTTCACGCGCAAGAAATTGATTTTAATGACATCAGAACAACGCTTCAGGCTTTGTATGCGATTTACGATAACTGTAACTCACTTCACACCAATGCTTACGACGAGGCGATTACAACACCAACTGAAGAATCGGTAAGAAGAGCAATGGCGATTCAATTAATTATCAACAAAGAATTGGGTCTTGCGAAAAACGAAAATCCACTTCAAGGTTCTTTCATTATTGAGGAATTAACAGATCTTGTGGAAGAAGCGGTTTACCAAGAATTCGATAGAATTACGGAAAGAGGTGGCGTTCTTGGAGCTATGGAAACGATGTATCAACGTTCAAAAATTCAAGAGGAATCTATGCATTACGAATGGTTGAAACACACTGGTGAATATCCAATTATCGGCGTGAATACTTTCCTTGGAAAAGATGGTTCGCCAACGGTTCGTCCAGGTGAAGTGATCCGTTCTACTGAGGAAGAAAAACAAGCTCAAATTGAATTCCTGCACAATTATCAGAAAGCCAACGAAGATAAATCTGGAGAGGCTTTAGCGAAACTTCAACATGCTGCCATCAATCAACAAAACTTATTTGATGTGATGATGGATGCTGTAAAATATTGTTCTCTAGGTCAAATTACCAACGCTTTATTCGAAGTGGGTGGAAAATACCGCAGAAACATGTAG